A single window of Acidimicrobiales bacterium DNA harbors:
- the furR1 gene encoding transcriptional repressor yields the protein MSLFRSRGMKITPQRERIFRVLQDDRTHPTAEAVWEAVRVDMPTVSLRTVYQTLHDLAHMGELNVLDLGTGSMRFDPNVEPHNHLVCESCGSVADVTEDVGPVKLPSRARRGFSVRSVEVVFRGTCEECRPSR from the coding sequence GTGTCCTTGTTCCGCTCACGAGGGATGAAGATCACGCCTCAGCGTGAGCGGATCTTTCGCGTGCTCCAAGACGATCGGACGCATCCGACGGCCGAGGCGGTGTGGGAGGCGGTCCGGGTCGACATGCCGACCGTCTCGCTCCGCACCGTCTACCAGACGCTTCACGACCTCGCACACATGGGTGAGCTCAACGTGCTCGACCTGGGCACCGGGTCGATGAGGTTCGACCCGAACGTCGAACCCCACAACCACCTGGTGTGCGAGTCGTGTGGCTCTGTCGCGGACGTCACCGAAGACGTCGGACCGGTGAAGCTGCCGAGTCGGGCTCGTCGCGGGTTCAGTGTCCGGTCCGTGGAGGTCGTCTTCAGGGGGACGTGCGAGGAGTGTCGGCCGTCGCGGTGA